Proteins from one Fragaria vesca subsp. vesca linkage group LG6, FraVesHawaii_1.0, whole genome shotgun sequence genomic window:
- the LOC101306934 gene encoding protein SEC13 homolog: MPGQKIETGHQDVVHDVAMDYYGKRLASASSDTTIKIIGVGSNASSQHLATLSGHRGPVWQVGWAHPKFGPILASCSYDGQVIIWKEGNPNEWYQAHVFNEHSASVNSICWAPHELGLILACGSSDGTISVCTARADGGWDTTRIDQADLVGVTSVSWAPSMAPGSLVGTGMLEPVQKLVSGGCDNTVKVWKLYNGTWKMDCFPALQMHTDWVRDVAWAPNLGLPKSTIASCSQDGTVIIWTVAKEGDQWQGKVLNDFKTPVWRVSWSLTGNLLAVADGNNEVTLWKESVDGEWQQVSTVDA, translated from the coding sequence ATGCCGGGGCAGAAGATTGAAACGGGTCACCAGGATGTTGTTCATGATGTTGCCATGGATTACTATGGGAAACGTCTAGCATCAGCTTCATCAGATACCACTATTAAGATAATTGGTGTCGGAAGCAATGCGAGTTCACAGCACCTTGCTACGTTGTCAGGTCACAGAGGTCCTGTGTGGCAGGTGGGTTGGGCGCATCCCAAGTTTGGGCCGATCCTTGCTTCGTGCTCGTATGATGGCCAAGTGATAATTTGGAAGGAGGGTAATCCAAATGAGTGGTACCAGGCTCATGTTTTCAATGAGCATAGTGCGTCTGTGAATTCCATTTGTTGGGCGCCTCATGAACTTGGACTCATCTTAGCTTGTGGTTCTTCTGATGGGACCATCTCGGTTTGCACTGCTAGGGCAGATGGTGGTTGGGACACCACTAGGATAGACCAAGCAGACCTTGTTGGAGTAACCTCCGTTTCGTGGGCTCCATCAATGGCTCCTGGTTCTTTAGTTGGAACTGGCATGCTTGAACCTGTTCAGAAGCTGGTCTCTGGTGGCTGCGACAATACAGTGAAGGTGTGGAAATTGTACAATGGGACTTGGAAGATGGATTGCTTCCCCGCTCTTCAAATGCACACCGATTGGGTTAGAGATGTTGCCTGGGCACCCAACTTGGGACTTCCTAAGTCCACCATTGCAAGTTGTTCACAGGATGGAACAGTAATTATCTGGACTGTGGCCAAAGAAGGCGATCAATGGCAGGGTAAGGTTTTAAATGATTTTAAGACCCCGGTTTGGAGGGTGTCATGGTCACTAACAGGAAACCTACTGGCCGTGGCTGATGGAAATAACGAAGTAACATTGTGGAAAGAGTCTGTTGATGGCGAGTGGCAACAAGTGAGCACAGTCGATGCATAG
- the LOC101306350 gene encoding eukaryotic initiation factor 4A-3-like, protein MDSISSSCSPAIPKDLAKKKRTNRLAKLKQSKLDVRREQWLSHVKNKGHKVNSDRNEGSPTSFMHVDNERKILLDNLETSSTGGSIDNSSIHDSDVESLMNSPCESSLDRSDSVKNLNESSNGGCPENVSKEDPDDGCLDDWEAVADALTADDNQHNNLFGFPATTEMRVEPTGPELCIENPVAELSKPENRNIVPESRVNTCAWRPNDASRPQSLPNLSKEHSFPVQSDWHCGHGAIAWTWQSIVPQPSSCPICYEDLDITDSSFLPCSCGFRLCLFCHKRILEADGRCPGCRKQYDRVNEVMSFNGGLEFVSSDDVEPITSFDQMNLKEELLRGIYNYGFEKPSAIQQRAIKPMIEGRDVIAQAQSGTGKTSMIAITSCQTVDTSSREVQVLILSPTRELAAQTEKVILAIGNYMSIQAHSCIGGKSVGEDIRKLENGVQVVSGTPGRVHDMIQRGTLRTRHIKLLILDESDEMLSRGFKKTIYEVYRHLREALQVCLISATLPNDILEMTNKFMTDPIKILVKRDELTLDGIKQFFVKVEKEDWKFDTLCDLYDTLTITQAVIFCNTRRKVDWLSEKMRTNNFAVSAMHGDMPQKERDAIMKEFQKGLSRVLITTDVWARGIDVQQVSLVINYDLPNNRELYIHRIGRSGRFGRKGVAINFVKDDDEMILRDIEQYYSTQIDEMPVNVTDLL, encoded by the exons TCAAGAATAAAGGGCACAAGGTGAACTCTGATCGGAATGAAGGATCTCCTACATCATTCATGCATGTAGATAATGAACGGAAAATATTATTGGACAATTTGGAAACAAGTTCAACAGGAGGTTCAATTGATAATTCAAGCATCCATGACAGTGATGTGGAGTCTCTAATGAACAGCCCTTGTGAAAGCAGTTTGGATCGTAGTGATTCGGTAAAGAATCTTAACGAGAGCAGCAATGGTGGTTGCCCAGAAAATGTCAGCAAGGAGGACCCAGACGATGGATGTCTGGATGACTGGGAGGCTGTGGCAGATGCTTTAACTGCAGATGACAATCAACATAACAATCTGTTTGGTTTTCCTGCCACAACTGAAATGAGGGTTGAACCCACGGGTCCGGAACTCTGTATTGAGAATCCTGTAGCCGAGTTATCAAAACCAGAGAACAGAAACATAGTTCCCGAGTCACGAGTGAACACGTGTGCTTGGAGGCCTAACGATGCTTCCCGTCCTCAGAGTCTGCCAAACTTGTCAAAGGAGCATAGTTTCCCGGTGCAGTCAGACTGGCATTGTGGTCATGGAGCCATTGCATGGACTTGGCAAAGCATTGTTCCCCAGCCTTCGTCATGTCCTATATGCTATGAGGATTTAGATATCACAGACTCAAGCTTTCTTCCATGTTCATGTGGTTTCCGGCTATGCCTCTTTTGTCACAAAAGGATTTTAGAGGCAGATGGGAGATGTCCAGGCTGCAGGAAGCAGTATGATCGTGTAAATGAGGTCATGAGCTTTAATGGAGGA CTTGAGTTTGTGTCGTCGGATGATGTAGAGCCGATCACGAGCTTTGATCAGATGAACCTCAAGGAGGAGCTCCTCCGAGGCATCTACAACTACGGCTTCGAGAAGCCCTCCGCCATCCAGCAAAGGGCCATCAAACCCATGATCGAGGGCCGTGATGTCATAGCTCAGGCTCAATCCGGCACCGGAAAGACCTCCATGATTGCCATAACTTCTTGCCAAACTGTCGACACCTCCTCCAGAGA GGTTCAGGTACTGATACTATCTCCAACGAGGGAACTGGCGGCACAGACAGAGAAAGTGATACTGGCAATCGGAAACTACATGAGTATTCAAGCGCATTCCTGCATTGGAGGCAAAAGCGTGGGTGAGGATATCAGAAAGCTAGAGAACGGAGTTCAGGTGGTGTCTGGTACTCCTGGTAGAGTCCATGACATGATTCAGAGGGGAACACTACGCACTCGACACATTAAGTTACTAATACTTGATGAATCTGATGAGATGTTGAGCAGAGGCTTCAAGAAGACGATTTATGAAGTCTACAGACATCTACGAGAGGCTCTACAAGTTTGTTTGATCTCTGCGACACTCCCTAATGATATTTTGGAGATGACCAACAAGTTCATGACTGATCCTATTAAGATCCTGGTTAAACGTGACGAGCTGACTTTGGAT GGAATCAAGCAATTTTTCGTTAAAGTTGAAAAAGAAGATTGGAAATTTGATACTCTTTGTGATCTCTATGATACGCTTACGATCACACAAGCTGTGATTTTCTGCAACACAAGGCGAAAGGTAGACTGGCTTAGTGAAAAGATGAGGACTAATAACTTTGCTGTTTCTGCAATGCATGGGGATATGCCTCAGAAGGAGAGAGATGCTATTATGAAAGAGTTTCAGAAAGGTCTTTCACGAGTGCTCATCACAACTGATGTTTGGGCTCGGGGCATCGATGTTCAGCAGGTTTCGCTTGTAATCAACTACGATCTTCCAAACAATCGAGAGCTATACATACATAGGATTGGTCGTTCGGGTCGATTTGGGCGCAAGGGTGTGGCAATAAACTTTGTCAAGGACGATGATGAGATGATCTTAAGGGACATTGAACAGTACTATAGTACCCAGATTGACGAGATGCCCGTGAATGTAACTGATTTACTGTGA
- the LOC101310919 gene encoding uncharacterized protein LOC101310919, with amino-acid sequence MAAAARAFTLSRITDLSLNSRHRQLPPPPLSRHLLARPLLPSFQRRRRLSSTLRCLISGVDGGGVSDEFVSTRKSGLDRGFSVIANMLKRIEPLDSSVISKGVSDSAKDSMKQTISTMLGLLPSDQFSVTVRVSRAPLDRLLASSIITGYTLWNAEYRISLMRNFDISMEDSVALDGSKIDGSSEVVDGEEKDSENGFGGSNQYLDSSIPQVFGDLSPEALNYIQRLQSELSNVKEELKAQKQENTQLEYDTGHRNDLLDYLRSLDSNMVTELSRPSSLEVKEIIHQLVQNILQRFFRDGESSEFEQDLVKANIENVLDSDGELCDTVRTSRDYLAKLLFWCMLLGHHLRGLENRLHLSCVVGLL; translated from the exons ATGGCGGCCGCAGCTCGAGCTTTCACTCTCTCCCGCATCACCGACCTCTCCCTCAACTCCCGCCACCGCCAACTCCCACCTCCTCCGCTTTCCCGCCACCTCCTCGCCCGCCCCTTGCTCCCCTCCTTCCAACGCCGCCGTCGTCTCTCCTCCACGCTCCGATGCCTCATCTCCGGCGTCGACGGCGGCGGCGTCTCCGACGAGTTCGTCTCCACTCGGAAGTCCGGCCTCGACCGCGGATTCTCCGTCATCGCCAACATGCTCAAGCGGATTGAGCCGCTTGACAGCTCCGTCATCTCCAAAGGCGTATCGGATTCCGCTAAGGACTCGATGAAGCAGACCATCTCTACTATGCTGGGGCTGCTTCCGTCCGATCAGTTCTCCGTCACCGTTAGGGTTTCCAGAGCTCCGCTCGATCGCCTCCTCGCCTCTTCCATCATCACCGG GTATACGCTGTGGAACGCGGAGTATCGGATATCGTTGATGAGGAATTTCGACATTTCTATGGAGGATTCTGTGGCTTTGGATGGGTCAAAGATCGATGGGAGCTCGGAGGTGGTGGATGGTGAGGAAAAGGATAGTGAGAATGGATTTGGGGGGAGTAATCAGTACTTGGACTCATCTATTCCTCAGGTTTTCGGGGATTTGTCTCCGGAGGCTTTGAATTACATCCAGCGGTTGCAATCAGAGTTGAGTAATGTTAAGGAG GAACTGAAAGCTCAAAAGCAGGAAAATACGCAATTAGAATATGACACAGGACACAGAAATGATTTGTTGGATTATCTACGGTCCTTGGATTCTAATATG GTGACAGAGCTATCTCGGCCCTCATCATTAGAGGTGAAGGAGATTATACACCAACTTGTTCAAAATATATTGCAGAGATTCTTTAGAGATGGAGAATCCTCAGAATTTGAGCAAGATTTAGTTAAAGCGAATATAGAAAATGTTCTAGATTCTGATGGCGAACTTTGTGATACTGTACGGACTTCACGAGATTATCTAGCAAAGCTTCTTTTCTG GTGCATGTTGTTAGGTCATCATTTGAGAGGCTTGGAGAACAGATTACATTTGAGTTGTGTTGTTGGATTGTTGTAA
- the LOC101306645 gene encoding probable galacturonosyltransferase-like 10-like, which translates to MFSRTIFLVLFFFLLSLITFTPANAIRSFPERVGISFLQQFSEAPEYKNGFSCRVLGVGNFPAACDPSLVHVAMTIDSEYLRGTIAAVHSVLKHASCPQNTFFHFIASDSSPVSSQDLTRVVHSTFPSLRFRVYQFKESIVSHLISSSIRQALDNPLNYARSYLADLLDACVERVIYLDSDVIVVDDVEKLWRIKLSGSRVIGAPEYCHANFTKYFSDGFWEDSEMSKVFEGKSACYFNTGVMVMDLVRWREGDYTRKIESWMEIQKEKRIYELGSLPPFLLVFGGDVEAIHHRWNQHGLGGDNVVNSCRSLHPGPVSLLHWSGKGKPWSRLDLGKPCLVDYLWAPYDLYIHHHHHHHHHHEQLLAVL; encoded by the coding sequence ATGTTTTCAAGAACCATCTTCTTGGTTCTCTTCTTCTTTCTTCTTTCTTTAATCACCTTTACTCCTGCAAATGCAATCCGATCGTTTCCAGAAAGAGTTGGGATTTCGTTCTTGCAACAATTCTCTGAAGCCCCGGAATACAAAAACGGATTCAGCTGCCGTGTTTTGGGTGTCGGGAACTTTCCGGCGGCGTGTGATCCTTCTCTTGTTCATGTTGCAATGACTATTGATTCTGAGTACTTGAGAGGCACCATAGCTGCAGTCCACTCTGTTCTCAAGCACGCTTCTTGCCCTCAAAACACTTTCTTCCACTTCATCGCTTCAGATTCTAGTCCGGTGAGTTCCCAAGACCTTACTCGAGTTGTGCACTCCACGTTTCCGTCGCTCAGGTTCAGAGTTTATCAGTTCAAGGAGAGCATAGTCAGTCATCTGATCTCGTCTTCCATTCGTCAAGCTCTTGATAACCCCTTGAACTACGCAAGAAGCTACTTAGCGGATTTGCTAGACGCTTGTGTGGAGCGTGTGATCTATTTAGACTCGGATGTTATCGTTGTCGATGATGTAGAGAAGCTGTGGAGGATAAAGTTGTCAGGGTCCAGAGTTATTGGTGCTCCGGAGTATTGTCACGCGAATTTCACCAAGTACTTTTCGGATGGATTTTGGGAAGATAGTGAAATGTCCAAGGTTTTTGAAGGGAAGAGTGCTTGTTATTTCAATACAGGTGTGATGGTGATGGACTTGGTGAGGTGGAGAGAGGGTGATTATACGAGGAAGATTGAGAGTTGGATGGAGATTCAGAAGGAGAAGAGGATTTACGAGCTGGGATCTCTACCGCCTTTTTTGTTGGTTTTCGGTGGAGATGTTGAGGCTATTCATCACAGATGGAACCAACATGGGCTTGGTGGTGATAATGTGGTGAATAGTTGCAGGTCTCTGCATCCAGGTCCTGTGAGCTTGTTGCATTGGAGTGGGAAAGGGAAGCCATGGTCAAGGCTTGATTTGGGGAAGCCTTGCCTGGTTGATTATCTTTGGGCGCCTTATGATCTCTACATACACCATCATCATCATCACCATCACCATCATGAACAGCTATTGGCAGTTTTGTAG